Proteins from one Belonocnema kinseyi isolate 2016_QV_RU_SX_M_011 chromosome 8, B_treatae_v1, whole genome shotgun sequence genomic window:
- the LOC117178512 gene encoding uncharacterized protein LOC117178512: MVSPEFILTARICTVKPQWELFVASVNLAKNGEPQYHPIMNIFREGDLALLQIHPHITESPTGYRRIPLYDGSVGVRKLVTIAGWDNNGTESKLRETEIPIFSEKMCGNMLAKIGYTITKKNFCTFDEHRVKGCTHEDSGSALVAEGRLLGVLIFAGTDLPGPPLPDVFIRVNDQNEYYLWIKIIIGEKLYNANQFIQHPYYYPLLQYHPQIQTLHYSPGSDKLFVHPHPSHYSHAPRDPPHTVIHV; the protein is encoded by the exons ATGGTCTCACCTGAATTCATCTTAACTGCTAGAATATGTACTGTGAAACCGCAATGGGAGTTGTTCGTTGCATCTGTTAACTTGGCTAAAAATGGTGAACCTCAGTATCACCCTATAATGAATATCTTCCGCGAAGGAGATCTTGCTTTGCTTCAGATTCATCCTCATATTACCGAAAGTCCAACAGGGTATCGAAGAATACCACTTTATGATGGTAGTGTAGGGGTGCGCAAACTTGTCACTATTGCTGGCTGGGATAATAATGGAACAGAAAG CAAACTACGAGAAACGGAAATACCAATATTTAGCGAGAAGATGTGTGGCAATATGCTAGCAAAGATTGGTTACACAATTACTAAAAAGAATTTCTGTACTTTTGATGAGCATAGAGTAAAAGGCTGTACCCATGAGGATAGTGGTTCTGCGTTAGTTGCAGAGGGTAGACTTCTTGGTGTTCTTATTTTTGCTGGAACCGATCTACCAGGTCCACCTCTGCCTGATGTTTTTATACGAGTAAATGATCAGAACGAATATTATCTTTGGATTAAGATCataattggtgaaaaattatataaCGCGAATCAATTTATTCAACATCCATATTACTATCCACTACTACAGTATCATCCACAAATTCAAACATTGCATTATTCACCCGGTTCAGACAAACTATTTGTACATCCACATCCTTCACACTATTCACACGCTCCACGAGATCCACCCCACACTGTAATACATgtataa